Proteins encoded in a region of the Pelagicoccus sp. SDUM812003 genome:
- a CDS encoding PatB family C-S lyase codes for MSEQASIFDTVYDRTETDSQKWQKYEGKDILPMWVADMDFHAPEVVLDALHERIDHGIFGYARPEPSCTEAVIEMLEREYGWKVEAEWLVWLPGLVVGLNVASRAFCQPNESVLTTTPIYPPFIFAPKFQKRAVVKAPMGLDGDRYVIDWDALEAAITPDTKVFFFCNPHNPCARVFERQELEKVVEFCERHDLLCCSDEIHCELLLDGRKHIPLATVSEKAAERIFTFIAPSKTYNLAGLGCSIAIIPDKELRQRFTMAARGIVAEVNNLGYTACEAAYRYAGDWRDQLQRYLAGNRDFIHDFVKREIPDIGLYQHEATYLSWMDVSRLELSDPVGHFESHGIGLSDGAFFDSKKHVRLNFGCPRSTLEEGLRRLKAGVDALK; via the coding sequence ATGAGCGAACAAGCTTCCATCTTCGACACCGTCTACGACCGTACCGAGACCGACAGCCAGAAGTGGCAGAAATACGAGGGCAAGGACATCCTCCCGATGTGGGTGGCCGACATGGACTTCCATGCTCCCGAGGTCGTGCTCGACGCCCTGCACGAGCGCATCGACCACGGCATCTTTGGCTACGCCCGCCCGGAACCCAGCTGCACCGAGGCCGTGATCGAGATGCTGGAGCGCGAGTATGGTTGGAAGGTCGAAGCCGAATGGCTGGTCTGGCTGCCGGGCCTGGTGGTTGGACTCAACGTGGCCAGCCGAGCCTTTTGCCAGCCCAATGAAAGCGTGCTCACCACCACGCCGATCTACCCGCCCTTCATCTTCGCTCCCAAGTTCCAGAAACGCGCTGTGGTCAAGGCTCCCATGGGTCTGGATGGCGACCGCTACGTCATCGACTGGGACGCCCTCGAAGCGGCCATCACGCCGGATACCAAGGTCTTTTTCTTCTGCAATCCGCACAATCCCTGCGCCCGGGTGTTCGAGCGCCAGGAGCTGGAGAAGGTGGTCGAATTCTGCGAGCGGCACGACCTGCTGTGCTGCTCCGACGAAATCCACTGCGAGCTCCTGCTTGACGGACGGAAACACATCCCCTTGGCCACCGTTTCGGAGAAGGCCGCCGAGCGGATTTTCACGTTCATCGCTCCCAGCAAGACCTACAATCTGGCGGGGCTCGGCTGCTCCATCGCCATCATCCCCGACAAGGAGCTACGCCAGCGCTTCACCATGGCCGCCCGCGGCATCGTGGCGGAAGTCAACAATCTCGGCTACACCGCTTGCGAGGCGGCCTATCGCTACGCGGGCGACTGGAGAGACCAGCTGCAGCGCTACCTGGCGGGAAATCGCGACTTCATACACGACTTCGTCAAACGGGAGATACCAGACATCGGGCTCTACCAGCACGAAGCCACCTACCTGAGCTGGATGGACGTCTCCAGACTCGAGCTGAGCGACCCGGTAGGACACTTCGAAAGCCACGGCATCGGCCTGAGCGACGGAGCCTTCTTCGACAGCAAGAAACACGTGCGCCTCAACTTCGGCTGTCCACGCTCCACATTGGAAGAAGGCCTGCGACGTCTCAAAGCTGGCGTCGACGCGTTGAAATAA
- a CDS encoding Hsp20/alpha crystallin family protein → MNYLSPYAHRLNNASLANGFASFDKQFETLFADLPKLFDFSKEELLGATNPTIATRWYENDDAYIVRLDLPGVKRGDIDLTVEDGQVGVAAKRKFAGAGEENENAFEYRKQLDLPEQVNAEKIRASYENGVLSLTLPKAEKAKPRRIDVSFS, encoded by the coding sequence ATGAACTATCTCAGCCCTTATGCTCACCGACTGAACAACGCCAGCCTGGCAAATGGTTTCGCTTCGTTCGACAAGCAGTTCGAAACGCTCTTCGCGGATCTGCCCAAGCTGTTCGACTTCAGCAAGGAGGAGTTGCTCGGAGCTACCAACCCCACCATCGCCACTCGCTGGTATGAAAACGACGACGCCTACATCGTGCGTCTCGACTTGCCGGGGGTGAAGCGGGGAGACATCGATCTCACCGTCGAGGACGGCCAGGTCGGAGTAGCGGCGAAACGCAAGTTTGCCGGAGCGGGCGAAGAAAACGAAAACGCCTTCGAGTACCGCAAGCAGCTCGATCTGCCTGAGCAGGTGAATGCCGAGAAGATCAGGGCGAGTTATGAGAACGGCGTGCTCAGCCTGACCTTGCCGAAAGCGGAAAAGGCCAAGCCTCGTCGCATCGACGTTTCGTTCAGCTGA
- a CDS encoding Hsp20/alpha crystallin family protein translates to MTFLNIVKKNKASNASQRGAATAVRYVRPRYRIHETDTGYQAQVDLPGVSRKGLEVNVQDGALEIVASRDWTAPETWRQLGGSSEQGLSYRLRLAIGEEIDSEGIKAEVANGVLHLALPKSEAQQPRRIAIN, encoded by the coding sequence ATGACATTTCTAAATATCGTGAAGAAGAACAAGGCATCGAACGCTTCGCAGCGCGGAGCAGCTACGGCGGTTCGCTACGTCCGACCGCGTTATCGAATCCATGAAACGGATACGGGCTACCAAGCCCAGGTGGATCTGCCGGGAGTTTCCCGAAAGGGACTCGAGGTGAACGTGCAGGATGGGGCGCTGGAGATCGTGGCCAGTCGAGACTGGACGGCGCCCGAAACGTGGCGACAGCTCGGAGGTTCGAGCGAGCAGGGCCTTAGCTATCGGCTTCGGCTCGCGATCGGCGAAGAGATCGACAGCGAAGGCATCAAGGCCGAAGTCGCCAACGGGGTTCTGCATTTGGCGTTGCCTAAGTCGGAAGCTCAGCAGCCGCGAAGGATCGCCATCAACTAG
- a CDS encoding mechanosensitive ion channel family protein has translation MNATLLRVFLALTMFVCPAFFLQAQVPSAEEATPSAEESATAAEASGEQGDSPRASENAAYGFSELRKESLDKLSELTDLDFGGNSGLRLAMFFVLLLATFVIRKIVVAIYVSWFHRVAERTSWSFDDKLIPALTGPIGWMVYVVGFFLSISSLSLSTEVDLVILRIFQASTMTVLFWGLLRVVDVMAEVMVDVARERDMGVYHFIPLIKKTARVFLIVIAVVLVVQNLGYSVGSLLAGMGIGGLALALAAQQSLANFFGSVSIVADRPFKVGDWIQVGSRVDGDVEEIGLRSTKVRTWAKSQLTIPNKVLADEIIENWSRMPKRRVKQTIGVTYSTSPENMEGLVEDIRKLLREDDGVNQDFILVNFTDFGDSALQILVYYFTSTTAWLEHMDIRQRINLKIMKAVQGRGSSIAFPTRTVHLEGVGLQKEES, from the coding sequence ATGAACGCCACGCTCCTCCGGGTATTCCTTGCCCTCACCATGTTCGTTTGCCCCGCATTTTTTCTGCAGGCTCAAGTCCCGTCTGCGGAGGAAGCGACGCCAAGCGCCGAGGAGTCCGCGACCGCTGCAGAGGCAAGCGGCGAGCAGGGAGATTCGCCCCGAGCGAGCGAGAATGCGGCGTACGGTTTCTCCGAGCTGAGAAAGGAATCCCTCGACAAGCTCAGCGAGCTGACGGACCTCGATTTCGGCGGAAACTCCGGGCTGCGCCTGGCGATGTTCTTCGTACTGCTGCTCGCGACTTTCGTCATCCGAAAGATCGTGGTGGCGATCTACGTGAGCTGGTTTCACCGCGTTGCGGAACGCACGAGCTGGTCTTTCGACGACAAGCTTATCCCGGCGCTGACGGGACCGATTGGCTGGATGGTCTACGTGGTGGGCTTTTTCCTATCGATCTCGTCTCTGAGCCTTTCCACGGAGGTGGACCTGGTGATCCTGAGAATTTTCCAGGCGTCGACCATGACGGTGCTCTTCTGGGGCTTGCTGCGCGTGGTGGACGTCATGGCGGAGGTCATGGTGGACGTGGCGCGTGAGAGGGACATGGGAGTGTACCATTTCATCCCGCTGATCAAGAAGACGGCGCGCGTCTTCCTGATCGTGATCGCGGTGGTGCTGGTAGTGCAAAATCTCGGCTATTCGGTGGGCTCGTTGCTCGCGGGCATGGGTATCGGCGGCTTGGCCTTGGCCCTGGCGGCCCAGCAGTCGTTGGCCAACTTCTTCGGCTCGGTCTCCATCGTGGCGGATCGACCCTTCAAAGTGGGCGACTGGATTCAGGTCGGCTCGCGCGTCGATGGCGATGTGGAAGAGATCGGCTTGCGCTCCACCAAGGTCAGGACCTGGGCCAAGTCTCAGCTCACCATCCCCAACAAGGTCTTAGCCGACGAGATCATCGAAAACTGGAGCCGCATGCCGAAGCGTCGGGTGAAGCAGACCATCGGCGTCACCTACAGCACCTCGCCCGAGAACATGGAAGGTCTGGTGGAGGACATTCGCAAGCTGCTGCGCGAGGATGATGGCGTGAATCAGGATTTCATTCTGGTCAATTTCACCGACTTCGGAGACAGCGCCCTACAGATCCTGGTCTACTACTTCACCTCCACAACCGCGTGGCTGGAGCACATGGACATTCGCCAGCGCATCAATCTTAAGATCATGAAAGCGGTCCAAGGGCGCGGCTCCTCCATCGCGTTTCCCACCCGCACGGTTCATTTGGAAGGCGTGGGGCTGCAGAAGGAGGAGTCATGA
- a CDS encoding class I SAM-dependent methyltransferase: protein MFHKSAAFYDAIYRDRKDYAAEARRLDYLLGKRVPRPTRLLDVGCGTGEHALQLVKLRPYDVDGIDIEAEFIRLARTKLPRSRFELADMRDFQLNRCYDALLCLFSSIGYVETLEGLQATAHCFRKHLNAGGWVVCEPWISPEEWREGQIDVTAARDPDSGAQIVRSRQGETDGRVSVLQIDYEVELAERTVNLHETHRLGLFTSMEIETAFANAGFRCLWAETGLQLNRLLVATAV, encoded by the coding sequence ATGTTTCACAAAAGCGCCGCTTTCTACGATGCCATCTACCGCGACCGAAAGGACTACGCGGCGGAGGCGCGGCGCCTCGACTACCTTCTGGGAAAACGCGTCCCTCGCCCCACCCGCCTGCTCGACGTCGGCTGCGGCACCGGGGAGCACGCGTTGCAGCTGGTCAAGCTGAGGCCCTACGATGTCGATGGCATCGATATCGAAGCCGAGTTCATCCGACTCGCCAGAACCAAGCTCCCGCGATCCCGCTTCGAGCTCGCGGACATGCGCGACTTCCAGCTCAACCGCTGCTACGACGCCCTGCTCTGCCTTTTCAGCTCCATCGGGTACGTGGAAACGCTGGAGGGGCTGCAAGCCACCGCCCATTGCTTCCGCAAGCACTTGAACGCTGGCGGCTGGGTCGTGTGCGAGCCGTGGATCAGCCCCGAGGAATGGCGCGAAGGGCAGATCGACGTGACCGCCGCCCGCGATCCCGACAGCGGAGCTCAGATCGTTCGCTCGCGCCAGGGCGAAACCGACGGCCGAGTCTCCGTCCTGCAAATCGACTACGAGGTGGAGCTTGCCGAGCGAACCGTGAACCTGCACGAAACCCACCGATTGGGCCTATTCACCTCCATGGAAATCGAAACCGCGTTCGCCAACGCTGGATTCCGCTGCCTCTGGGCCGAAACCGGCTTGCAGCTCAATCGCTTGCTCGTCGCCACCGCCGTGTAG
- a CDS encoding extracellular solute-binding protein encodes MFRSQFFRNRLTIHFLTLFLTAVFAANATRGGTVVPSEDWEDDYDPIASPDAVVGGEVKIALGPYPSSFNAITNYTYQSITVFNLLFDTLMDNDPISLEWRPKIADKIEVSDDKLEFTVYLNPNARWSDGEPITSADFKFTLDTIMDPNNIVGPWRNAYQEFEDPVIIDDHTFSIRATELHWRNLNAIAGFVLLPKHYFQGKDFNKQNFEFPVVSGRYELVEIKEGISIRFDRRDDWWLEDQKRYQGVSNFQSIEYRFYPDRELVFESFMKGEVDLFTQLTATIWSERAKGEPFEKNWIVKQAVYNKEPVPYQGFAINMRRAPYDDKRVRQALCHLLDRERINETMMHGHYFLLQSYATELYGEDNPNPNPAYDFNPEKARKLLAEAGWKVDPSDGKLKKDGKPFVINFLLRAPEWSKYLVVYQEALKDVGIDMEIKMTDWAGWTKEMDEFNFEMTLEAWGVPVFRDPEGAWHSKQANEKGGNNHSGLQSPEVDALIEKQKSVFDVSERNDILRQIDAIVYDEVPMVLAWMVDYKRLFYWNKFGMPDTVLDKYNDEEAAYHYWWIDPDQEADLENAMATGEALPPRPSKVYFEEMYHGE; translated from the coding sequence ATGTTCAGGTCCCAATTTTTTCGTAACCGTCTGACCATCCATTTTTTAACCTTGTTCTTAACCGCTGTCTTCGCTGCCAATGCCACTAGAGGCGGGACGGTCGTCCCTTCCGAAGACTGGGAGGACGACTATGATCCCATCGCCAGCCCTGACGCCGTGGTGGGCGGAGAGGTTAAAATAGCTCTTGGACCCTATCCCAGTAGTTTCAACGCGATAACGAACTACACCTATCAGAGCATCACGGTGTTCAATCTCTTGTTCGATACCTTGATGGACAATGACCCCATTTCCTTGGAGTGGCGTCCGAAGATAGCCGACAAGATTGAAGTTTCGGACGACAAGTTAGAATTCACCGTGTATTTGAATCCCAATGCCCGCTGGAGTGACGGCGAGCCTATCACCTCAGCTGACTTCAAGTTTACCTTGGATACGATTATGGACCCAAACAATATCGTGGGACCGTGGAGAAATGCGTATCAGGAATTTGAAGACCCGGTGATCATTGACGATCATACATTCAGTATTCGAGCGACTGAATTGCACTGGAGAAATCTTAACGCGATCGCTGGGTTCGTTCTGTTGCCGAAGCATTACTTCCAAGGCAAAGACTTCAACAAGCAGAACTTTGAATTTCCGGTGGTTTCCGGTCGCTACGAGCTGGTTGAGATCAAGGAGGGGATTTCGATTCGGTTCGACCGCCGCGATGACTGGTGGCTTGAGGATCAAAAGCGCTATCAAGGAGTAAGCAATTTCCAATCGATCGAATATCGATTTTACCCAGATCGTGAACTTGTGTTCGAATCCTTCATGAAGGGCGAGGTTGACCTATTTACGCAGTTGACCGCTACCATCTGGTCAGAGAGAGCCAAGGGCGAACCGTTCGAGAAAAACTGGATTGTCAAGCAAGCGGTCTACAACAAGGAGCCCGTTCCTTACCAGGGGTTTGCTATCAATATGCGCCGCGCCCCATACGACGATAAGCGTGTGCGCCAGGCCCTATGCCATCTGCTTGATCGAGAGCGTATCAATGAAACCATGATGCATGGTCACTACTTCCTCTTGCAGTCTTACGCGACCGAGCTCTACGGGGAGGATAACCCGAATCCGAATCCCGCGTACGACTTCAACCCCGAAAAGGCTCGCAAGTTGCTCGCTGAAGCCGGCTGGAAAGTAGATCCATCAGATGGAAAGCTGAAAAAAGATGGCAAACCGTTTGTCATCAATTTTCTACTACGTGCGCCAGAATGGTCCAAGTATCTAGTCGTATACCAGGAAGCCCTGAAGGATGTCGGCATCGATATGGAGATAAAGATGACTGACTGGGCAGGATGGACAAAGGAGATGGATGAATTCAATTTCGAGATGACGCTCGAGGCGTGGGGCGTGCCTGTCTTTAGAGATCCCGAAGGGGCTTGGCATTCCAAGCAAGCTAACGAAAAGGGCGGCAACAACCATAGCGGTCTACAAAGTCCTGAGGTTGACGCCTTGATCGAAAAGCAAAAGAGCGTTTTTGATGTCAGCGAGCGAAATGACATCCTAAGGCAAATCGATGCCATCGTTTATGACGAGGTGCCTATGGTCCTTGCGTGGATGGTCGATTACAAACGGCTCTTTTACTGGAATAAGTTTGGAATGCCTGACACTGTTCTGGACAAGTATAACGATGAAGAAGCAGCTTATCACTATTGGTGGATCGATCCTGATCAGGAAGCGGATCTTGAAAATGCGATGGCGACTGGCGAAGCTTTGCCTCCGAGACCGAGTAAAGTCTACTTCGAAGAAATGTATCACGGCGAGTAG
- a CDS encoding ABC transporter permease subunit — MSERLAYLVRRLLLVIPTFIGITLASFLLCQFVPGGPVEQAMLKMRGDGSASGALGTEQVTEAQRQAIVEHFGFDKPILVRYWDWLVINKMGMTVDSYVYNNKTVGQLIVDRFPVSLTFGIVGFLLTYVVCIPLGIAKALRNGSGFDFASSVLVFIGYAIPAFAFGMLLKLFFSGMSPHFWDIFPAGGFRSADWDKLTLVQKIWDQARHMFLPVLCYIIGNFAVLTLLMKNSLLDQIGHDYVRTVVARGGNMQMAVWKHALRNSLIPIATGFGSVFSIMFAGSVLIERVFNIPGIGLLSLDAIVSRDYMVFMGILALTSIVGLVGRIFSDFCYMLIDPRISFSKD; from the coding sequence ATGAGTGAGAGACTCGCCTACCTTGTTCGTCGCCTTCTATTGGTCATTCCGACCTTTATAGGGATAACGCTCGCATCCTTTCTTCTTTGTCAGTTCGTCCCTGGAGGACCTGTTGAGCAGGCTATGCTTAAGATGCGTGGTGATGGTTCAGCTTCAGGGGCTTTGGGCACGGAGCAGGTCACCGAAGCTCAGCGACAAGCGATCGTTGAGCACTTCGGTTTCGATAAGCCGATCTTAGTGCGCTACTGGGATTGGCTTGTGATAAACAAGATGGGTATGACGGTCGATTCGTATGTTTACAACAACAAGACTGTTGGCCAGTTGATCGTGGATCGGTTCCCTGTTTCGCTTACCTTTGGGATTGTCGGATTCCTGCTTACCTACGTTGTCTGCATACCATTGGGGATCGCGAAGGCATTGCGAAATGGGAGTGGATTCGACTTTGCTTCCAGTGTGTTGGTGTTTATTGGATACGCGATTCCCGCCTTTGCCTTTGGCATGTTGCTTAAGCTTTTCTTTTCTGGAATGTCTCCACATTTTTGGGACATATTCCCAGCAGGGGGATTTCGATCTGCGGATTGGGATAAGTTGACTTTGGTGCAAAAGATATGGGACCAAGCTCGGCACATGTTCCTCCCGGTACTTTGCTACATTATCGGGAACTTCGCTGTTTTGACCTTGCTGATGAAAAACTCGCTACTTGATCAAATTGGTCACGACTACGTCCGTACTGTTGTAGCTCGTGGTGGAAACATGCAGATGGCGGTTTGGAAGCATGCGTTGCGAAATTCGCTCATTCCCATTGCGACCGGTTTTGGCAGTGTTTTTTCCATCATGTTCGCGGGATCGGTGTTGATCGAACGTGTTTTCAATATTCCGGGAATTGGACTGTTGAGCTTGGATGCGATCGTTTCACGCGACTACATGGTGTTCATGGGGATCCTTGCTTTGACTTCGATCGTCGGTCTGGTTGGCCGGATTTTTTCAGACTTTTGCTACATGCTGATCGATCCGAGAATCTCATTCTCTAAAGACTAG
- a CDS encoding ABC transporter permease subunit, with protein MLADVLCNDRPLYVKFEGESYFPIFAYYPDDLFTGSGLQTRPDYKRISESEAFAAETGNYMVFPPVPYGPFETLEASSIEADDTVWIEIRRDQRVASVNIDSDWTVARAQGLEVLFDGIDRRSVRSSPVDDYWKLSSGMKEAILARLANDRDLDTYSENVMLSNGMEAEASLSPYSVRSREPDSIRVTIRESVKRSKPIRLAYLQGDVLQPPPFWTELSSQVRELIVDKADERMERSVSESSFEIDGLTYVAKFEKEDVHFPFRPTSNHWFGLDSSGRDVLVRILYGLRISLNFGIALVITTMVVGVLVGGLQGYYGGKFDLVGQRFIEIWEALPFLYIMIFMGSIFGQSFLLLLVIYGVFNWIGISYYMRGEFLKLRKQPFVEAARCLGLPDGKIMLRHILPNGLVPVITFFPFSLVGAIFALSALDFLGFGMPPPTPSWGEMLSQAQEFKYAWWLVLYPSLALFVVILLGVFVGEGIRAAFDPRVNSRFES; from the coding sequence ATGTTGGCGGACGTTCTATGCAACGATAGGCCGCTCTACGTAAAGTTCGAAGGTGAATCTTATTTCCCCATTTTCGCTTATTATCCCGATGACCTTTTCACAGGGAGCGGTTTGCAGACTCGACCGGATTACAAGCGAATCTCCGAATCGGAGGCTTTTGCCGCAGAGACCGGAAACTACATGGTCTTTCCTCCTGTTCCGTATGGACCGTTCGAAACCTTGGAGGCCTCTAGTATTGAAGCGGATGATACGGTTTGGATAGAGATTCGTCGAGATCAACGCGTTGCATCTGTGAACATTGATAGCGATTGGACGGTTGCGAGAGCTCAAGGCTTGGAGGTTCTGTTTGATGGAATTGATCGTAGGTCAGTCCGCTCTTCTCCGGTGGATGATTACTGGAAACTGTCATCGGGAATGAAGGAGGCCATTCTTGCTCGTCTAGCGAATGATAGGGATCTGGATACGTACTCCGAAAATGTGATGCTGAGCAATGGAATGGAAGCGGAAGCAAGCCTCTCGCCTTACAGCGTTCGTAGCCGAGAGCCTGATTCCATTCGTGTCACCATTCGTGAAAGTGTGAAGCGTTCAAAGCCTATCAGGTTGGCCTATCTTCAAGGTGACGTTTTACAACCGCCTCCATTCTGGACTGAATTGAGTTCGCAGGTTCGTGAGTTGATAGTCGACAAGGCGGATGAGCGAATGGAAAGAAGCGTATCTGAGTCTAGCTTCGAAATCGACGGACTTACTTACGTAGCAAAATTCGAAAAAGAGGACGTTCATTTTCCGTTTCGACCGACGAGCAATCACTGGTTTGGTTTGGATAGTTCGGGGCGCGACGTGCTCGTTCGTATTCTTTACGGATTACGCATCTCCTTGAATTTCGGTATCGCTCTCGTGATAACGACGATGGTGGTTGGTGTATTGGTCGGCGGACTACAGGGCTACTATGGGGGCAAGTTTGATCTGGTTGGCCAGCGCTTTATCGAGATATGGGAGGCGTTGCCTTTTCTCTACATTATGATTTTCATGGGGTCGATCTTCGGTCAAAGCTTCCTATTGTTGCTGGTCATCTACGGGGTATTCAACTGGATCGGGATTTCCTATTACATGCGTGGCGAGTTCCTGAAGTTGCGCAAACAACCCTTTGTAGAGGCGGCGCGTTGCCTGGGCTTGCCAGACGGGAAGATAATGTTGCGCCACATTCTGCCGAACGGACTTGTGCCGGTCATCACCTTTTTCCCTTTTTCATTGGTGGGGGCGATTTTCGCTTTGTCGGCCTTGGATTTTCTTGGGTTTGGCATGCCTCCGCCAACACCCAGCTGGGGCGAAATGCTTTCCCAAGCCCAGGAATTCAAGTATGCTTGGTGGCTGGTGCTGTATCCATCGCTCGCTCTATTCGTGGTGATTTTGTTGGGGGTTTTCGTTGGCGAAGGTATCAGAGCCGCGTTCGATCCGAGAGTGAATAGCAGATTTGAATCATGA
- a CDS encoding ABC transporter ATP-binding protein, with protein sequence MSESKEKLLVVEDLNIEFRTEDQIVRAVDGLSFHVNEGEILGIVGESGSGKSVTGMSLLRLIPVPIGRIVSGRALFRGRDLLSLPIKELKSIRGKEIGIIFQEPMTALSPLMTVGKQFVETLQLHFDLSPEEAWKRSVGWLEKVGIPEPEERMNSYPFQFSGGMRQRVMIAMTLMLEPSLIIADEPTTALDVTTQRQIFELILRVRSEKSAIIFITHDMGVIWQLCDRVMVMEKSRKVEEGELRQIFGAPVEPYTKTLLRAVPRLNDEPRKRPVAVQDEPLLQVRDLRTWFPIKKGIFSRTVGHVKAVDEVSFTVRQGETLALVGESGSGKSTIGRTILGLEKAQGGSILYRGQELLGLNRKAFLPHRRNLQVVFQDPFSSLNPRLTVLDILTEGLEHHGLLQGEAKTDIAARLMEEVGLKADQIFRYPHEFSGGQRQRICIARAISLKPEFVILDEAVSALDVTIQAQVIDLLMELQDRLNLSYLFISHDLSVVKRISDRTIVLRKGKIVEQGETQQVIGDPQHDYTQRLLQAVPIPGDESCRLVI encoded by the coding sequence ATGAGTGAATCGAAGGAAAAGCTGCTAGTCGTCGAAGACTTGAACATCGAATTTCGAACAGAGGATCAAATCGTTCGAGCGGTTGATGGTCTTTCGTTTCACGTGAACGAAGGAGAGATTCTCGGTATTGTTGGAGAATCAGGTAGTGGAAAATCGGTTACAGGAATGAGCTTGCTACGCTTGATCCCTGTTCCCATTGGGAGGATTGTATCTGGCAGAGCATTGTTTCGTGGACGTGATCTTCTAAGCCTGCCGATCAAGGAACTCAAATCGATCAGAGGCAAAGAGATCGGCATCATCTTCCAGGAGCCGATGACCGCGCTCTCTCCGCTCATGACCGTGGGCAAGCAGTTTGTCGAAACCTTGCAGCTTCATTTCGACTTGAGTCCGGAGGAGGCTTGGAAACGCTCGGTAGGCTGGCTTGAGAAGGTGGGCATTCCCGAGCCGGAGGAGCGCATGAACAGCTATCCGTTCCAGTTCTCCGGCGGCATGCGCCAGCGTGTGATGATCGCCATGACGTTGATGTTGGAGCCCTCGCTGATCATCGCCGACGAACCGACTACCGCTTTGGACGTGACTACGCAGCGGCAGATTTTCGAACTGATCCTGCGCGTGCGAAGCGAGAAGAGCGCCATCATCTTCATAACCCATGACATGGGCGTGATCTGGCAGCTTTGCGATCGAGTGATGGTGATGGAGAAGTCCCGCAAGGTGGAGGAGGGCGAGCTGCGCCAGATATTCGGCGCTCCTGTCGAACCATACACGAAAACCTTGCTACGAGCGGTGCCGCGTCTGAACGACGAACCGAGAAAGCGGCCCGTGGCGGTGCAAGACGAGCCGCTGCTTCAGGTGAGGGATCTGCGGACCTGGTTTCCGATCAAGAAAGGCATTTTCTCGCGAACCGTGGGTCATGTGAAGGCGGTCGACGAAGTGAGCTTCACGGTGAGACAGGGAGAGACCTTGGCGTTGGTAGGCGAAAGCGGCAGCGGCAAGAGCACCATCGGGCGTACCATCCTTGGCCTCGAAAAGGCTCAAGGCGGCTCAATCCTCTATCGCGGTCAGGAGCTGTTGGGGTTGAACCGAAAGGCGTTTCTTCCTCATCGGCGAAACCTTCAGGTCGTCTTCCAGGATCCGTTTAGCTCGCTCAATCCGCGTTTGACGGTGCTGGACATTTTGACCGAAGGACTCGAGCACCACGGATTGCTTCAAGGCGAGGCGAAGACTGACATCGCGGCTCGCCTGATGGAGGAGGTAGGTCTCAAGGCGGACCAGATCTTCCGTTACCCGCACGAGTTCAGCGGCGGACAGCGCCAGCGCATTTGCATTGCTCGGGCGATCTCGCTCAAGCCGGAGTTCGTCATTCTCGACGAAGCGGTCAGCGCTTTGGACGTCACCATCCAGGCCCAGGTGATCGATTTGCTGATGGAGTTGCAGGACCGTCTGAATCTGTCCTACCTTTTCATTTCTCATGACTTGAGTGTAGTGAAACGCATTTCCGATCGGACCATCGTGCTGCGAAAAGGAAAAATCGTCGAACAAGGCGAGACGCAGCAGGTCATCGGAGATCCGCAGCATGACTACACCCAACGCCTGCTTCAGGCAGTGCCCATACCCGGCGACGAGAGTTGCCGTCTGGTGATCTAA